The sequence TCACTGCGGCGCCAGGGGCTGGTGAACGGCCCACAGACGCGAAGCAAGCCGCGGAGGTGTCACTGATGACTGGAGTGGCGAGGCCATCCGGGGCTGAACCTGAAACGATTGCAGTGGTCGGGGTGCGGTAGGCGATGGGTCATCGCATCACTCACACCGGGTCCCAACACGATGCCACGGGTTCGCGGCGATTGGGTGGCCAGACTCGCCGGCCCTCACCTGGGCGGCACAATGGGAGAGCACCCACCCCCAGGATCTGTGCCCTAAGCTGCGGGAAAGGAAACCTAAGGGTTTCGTAATCAGCGGTTTTGGTCAGGTTGGCCGCTTCAGAGCCGATCCTGAGTCTCCTTGCTCAAGCCGGCACTTCGGCCCGTTGAGATCAGCGCCCAGCGTCCTCGCTTTCTTGCCCGGGTTCCTGCTGCCACGCCTGTCAGCCCTCTTCTGCCCTCCCTCTGTCGCTCTTTCCCCTCCATGTCTGATGCCGCCGCCGCCAGCTCCGCACCCAGCCCCGAGAGCCTGGAGGTGATCCGGAAGTTTGCTGAGACCTACGCCCAGCGCACCGGCACCTACTTCTGCAGTGATCCGGGGGTGACGGCGGTGGTGCTGGAGGGCCTGGCCCGCCACAAGGAGGACCTTGGCGGTGCCCTTTGCCCCTGCCGCCACTACGAAGACAAGGAGGCTGAGGTGGCGCAGGCCTTCTGGAATTGCCCCTGTGTGCCGATGCGGGAGCGCAAGGAGTGCCACTGCATGCTGTTCCTGACCGAAGACAACCCTTTCCGCGGTGAGAAGCAGTCCATCAGCATCGAAGAAATCAAAACCCTCGCCGCCGGCTGATCCACCGCTTTTCCCAACATGTCTACAGCCACCGTCGGAGAACTTGTTTCTCAGCCGTATAAGTATGGTTTCGTCACTGACATTGAAACCGATAAGATTGCCAAGGGCCTCAGCGAGGACGTGGTTCGGCTGATCTCCGCCAAGAAAGAGGAGCCTCAGTTTCTGCTTGATTTCCGTCTGCGTGCCTACCGGCAGTGGCTGCAGATGCAGGAGCCCGATTGGGCGGCACTGGGCTTCCCGGGCATTGATTACCAGGAGATCATCTATTACGCCGCCCCCAGACAGCAGGAGAAAAAAGCCAGCCTCGATGAGGTGGATCCCAAGCTGCTGGAAACCTTTGACAAGCTCGGCATCCCCCTGGGTGAGCAGAAGCGGCTTTCCAACGTGGCTGTGGATGCCGTGTTCGACAGCGTTTCCATTGCCACCACCTTTCGCGAAAAGCTCGCCGAAGACGGTGTGATCTTCTGCTCGATCAGCGAGGCCGTCAAGGATTTTCCCGAACTGATCGAGGCCTACCTGGGCACGGTGGTGCCCACCAATGACAATTTCTTTTCAGCACTCAATTCCGCCGTCTTCAGCGATGGCTCTTTTGTTTTCATCCCCAAGGGTGTGGCGTGCCCGATGGAGCTGTCCACCTATTTCCGCATCAACTCCGGTGATACGGGCCAGTTTGAGCGCACCCTGATCGTGGCTGAGGAGGGTGCCTCCGTGAGTTACCTCGAAGGCTGCACGGCACCGATGTTTGACACCAACCAGCTGCACGCTGCAGTGGTTGAGCTGGTGGCCCTCGATGACGCCTCCATCAAGTATTCCACCGTGCAGAACTGGTATGCCGGCGATGAGAATGGGAAAGGAGGCATCTACAACTTCGTCACCAAGCGGGGCCATTGCCGCGGCGAGCGCAGCAAGATCAGTTGGACCCAGGTGGAAACCGGATCAGCCATCACCTGGAAATACCCCAGCTGCGTTCTGCAGGGAGCTGATTCCGTCGGTGAGTTCTATTCTGTGGCCCTCACCAACAACCGTCAGCAGGCTGACACCGGCACCAAGATGGTGCATGTGGGCCCCCGCACCCGCTCCACGATCGTGAGCAAGGGTATCAGCGCCGGCCACTCCTCCAACAGCTACCGCGGCCTGGTGCAGATCGGCCCGAAAGCCCTGGGTGCCCGCAATTACAGCCAGTGCGATTCGATGTTGATCGGCGATCAGGCTGCTGCCAACACCTACCCCTACATCCGCTGTCAGCAGCCCGAGGCCGCTGTGGAGCACGAGGCCAGCACCTGCCGCATCTCGGCAGACCAGCTCTTCTATCTGCAGAGCCGCGGGATCGGCTTTGAAGAGGCGGTGTCGATGATGGTGAGCGGCTTCTGCCGCGATGTGTTCAACCAGCTGCCGATGGAGTTTGCCGCCGAAGCCGACAAGCTGCTGGCCCTCAAGTTGGAGGGATCGGTGGGTTAGGCCTCTCCACCGCCTCTCCCCTGTGGCTCCAACTGTTCAGTCCAGCTCAGCACCGTCCAGCCCCCCGTTCCGTTTCTGATTTTCCGTGATTCGCCCAGACGCCCCCGTACTCCTAGAGATCCGCGACCTGCAGGCTTCGGTGGAGGACCAGCCCATCCTCAAGGGGGTGAACCTCACGATCAGAGCCGGTGAGGTGCATGCCGTGATGGGCCGCAATGGCAGCGGCAAGAGCACCCTCTCCAAGGTGCTGGCCGGTCACCCCGCCTACACCGTCACCGGCGGCTCGGTCCACTACCGCGGCGACAACCTGCTGGAGCTGGATCCGGAAGAGAGGGCCCGCATCGGCCTCTTCCTCGGCTTCCAGTACCCGGTGGAGATTCCCGGGGTGAGCAACCTTGAGTTCCTGCGGGTGGCCACCAACGCCCGCCGCAGCCAGCAGGGTGCCGAGGAGCTCGACACCTTCGCCTTCGAGGATCTGGTGCGCGAGCGCCTGGCGGTGGTTCAGATGGACCCCGCCTTTCTCGATCGCAGCGTCAACGAGGGGTTCAGCGGCGGTGAGAAAAAGCGCAACGAGATCCTGCAGATGGCCCTGCTGGAACCTGTGGTGGCCATCCTCGATGAAACGGATTCCGGCCTCGACATCGATGCCCTGCGCATCGTGGCCGGCGGCGTCAACCAGCTCGCCAGCCCCGACAACGCCACCCTGTTGATCACCCACTACCAGCGCCTGCTGGAGGTGATCACCCCGGACTATGTGCACGTGATGGCGGCTGGCCGCATCCTGCGCAGCGGTGGCAAGGAGCTGGCTCTTGAGCTTGAGCGCACCGGCTACGACTGGGTGGACGAGCAGGTCGCCCGCCTCGAGGCAGCTGCCGAGCGCCAGCCTTTGGAGGTGGGCTGATGGTGGCCAGCTCCCGGGCTCCTGTGGCCCCTGCTCCCACTGCCGGCACCGAGGCCTGGCTCAGCGCCCTGGCCGGGGCAGCGCTGCCCACCCGCCGCCAGGAGGACTGGCGCTTCACCGATCTTTCGGCGCTGCAGACCCTGCCCCAGTGCCTCGCTGCACCCGCCACCAGCTGCTGGGATCTGGAGACGCTGCCGGCCGGCATCAGCCGCCTTTCCGCCGAGGCGGCGGCTGCCGAGCAGGGCCGCTCGCTGGCGGCCACCGGCTGCAGTGAGCACTGGCCGGTGCGGCTGAATGCCGGTGCTGATCCGGCCCTGCTGGCCCTGCGGGTGAGCGGCTGCGCCGATCCCCTTGAGCTGTTGTGGCAGGCCGGTGCCGGCGAGGGTCTGCGTGCCAGGCGGCTGCTGCTGGTGCTGGAGCCGGGGGCGAGCCTCGATCTGTTTCTGCTGATCACCGCCGCCGGCCCCCAGGCCCTGAGCCTGGTGATCGAGGTGGCGATGGCCACCGACAGTCGCCTCAACTTCGGCAGCCTGGCCATCGGCAAGGGCGGCCAGGCCACCCTGCTGGCCCACACGGCCATCCGCCAGGCCTCCGGAAGCCAGCTGAAGCTGGTGAACGGCAGCTCTGGCTGGGCGCTGCTGCGCCAAGAACCCCGCTTGGTGCAGACCGATGGCGCCGCCCACGCCTGCCTGCGCGGGCTGCAGCTCGTCGATGGCGAGCAGGTGGCTGACACCCATAGCCATGTGTGCTTCGAGGGCCCGGCCGGCAGCCTCGACCAGCTGCACAAGGTGGTGGCCGATGATCGCGGCCGCAGCGTGTTCAACGGTGCTGTGCAGGTGCCCCGGGTGGCCCAACAGACCAATGCGGCCCAGCTGAGCCGCAACCTGCTGCTCTCCGACCGCGCCAGGATTGACACCAAGCCCGAACTGGAAATCGTGGCCGATGACGTCAAGTGCGCCCACGGCGCCACCGTGAGTCGCCTGCAGCTCGAGGAGCTCTTCTACCTCCAGAGCCGTGGCATCGCCGCCGCCCAGGCCGCCGCCCTGCTCAAGCGCGGCTTCTGTGAGGAGGTGCTGCGCGAGCTGCCCGCCGCCGCCGCCCGCCATCGCCCGCTCCAGAGCCTGCTGGGAGAAGCCTGAAGCTCCATGCCGATCACCTCCGCCATCGCCAAGGCTGCCGCCAGCCCCGACAGCGCCCCGCTCTCCAGCCCTGCGGGAGCGGAGCCGGCCGTGATGGCGCCTGACAACCTGGCCCTGCAGACGCGGCCCGACTTTCCCCTGCTCGCCCAGACGGCCTGCCTCGGCCAGCCGCTGATCTATCTCGATCACGCCGCCACCAGCCAGAAGCCGCGGCAGGTGCTCTCGGCCCTGCAGCGCTACTACGACCACGACAACGCCAACGTGCACCGGGGCGCCCACCAGCTGAGCGCCAGAGCCACGGAGGGCTTTGAGGGCGCCAGGGCCAAGACGGCCGCCTTTGTGGGTGCGGCCAGCCCCCGGGAGATCGTGTTCACCCGCAATGCCAGCGAGGCGATCAACCTGGTGGCCCGCACCTGGGGCGAGGCCAACCTCAAGCCGGGCGATGAGATTCTGCTCTCGGTGATGGAGCACCACAGCAATCTGGTGCCCTGGCAGCTGCTGGCCGCCCGCACCGGCTGTGTGCTGCGCCATGTGGGCCTCACGGCCACCGGCGAGCTCGACCTCGACGATCTGCGCGCCCAGCTCAATGACCGCACCCGGCTGGTGAGCCTGGTGCAGGTGAGCAACACCCTCGGTTGCCTCACACCGATCGCCGAGATCGCGCCCTTGGCCCATGCCGTGGGGGCACTGCTGCTGGTGGATGCCTGCCAGAGCCTGGCCCACCTGCCGGTGGATGTGGCCCGTCTCGACTGCGACTTCCTCGTGGGCAGCTCCCACAAGCTGTGCGGCCCCACGGGCATGGGCTTCCTCTGGGCCCGCGAGGCCCTGCTGGAGGCGATGCCGCCCTTCCTGGGGGGCGGCGAAATGATCCAGGACGTGTTTCTTGACCACAGCAGCTGGGCTGAACTGCCCCACAAGTTCGAAGCGGGCACCCCGGCGATCGGCGAGGCGATCGGCATGGGGGCCGCCCTCGACTATCTGCAATCGATCGGGCTGGAGCGGATCCACCGCTGGGAGCAACAGCTCACCCGCCGCCTGTTCGAGCGGCTCAACGCCATCGACGGGGTGACGATCCTGGGGCCCACTCCAGACCAGCAGCCCGATCGCGGTGCCCTCGCCGCCTTCACCGTGGAGGGCCTGCACGCCAATGATCTGGCGGCTCTGCTCGACTCGGCCGGGATCTGCATCCGCAGCGGCCACCACTGCACCCAACCGCTGCATCGGCTCTACGGGATCCCCGGCTCGGCGCGGGCCAGTCTCAGTTTCACCACCTCCCCCGAGGAGATCGACCGCTTCGCGGAGGAACTGGAGGGCACGATCGGCTTCCTGCGCGAGCACAGCTGAGATCGGGCCCCCGGGCCCACCTTCCCTCTCCCATGCTGCTGCTTCCCGAGCGCAAGGCGCTGTTCCTGCACATTCCCAAGACCGGGGGGCAGACCATCGAGCGCCTGCTCGGTTTCCCCCACCGCCACCAGCATCACTCCAGCAAGGGCCTGCCCAGTGACTGGCAGCGCTGGTTCCGCTTCACCTTCGTGCGGCACCCGGTGGATCGCTTCATCAGCGCCTGCAACTACTACGTGGACATGGCGGGGCGCCATCAGCGCCGCTACCGGCAGCCCGCCGAGCGGGGTGTGATCGCCAGCTTTCGGCTCTGGTTGCTGGAGGAGAAGCCCAGCCTGCCGCAGGTGGTGGAGGCACTGCAGGCCCAGGATCTCTACCGCCGGCATGCTGGCTTCGCGCCCCAGCTGCGGCGCATCAGGGCTGTGCAACCCCAGTTCCTGGGACGGTTCGAACGCTTTGCCGACGATGTGAACACGGTGCTGACACTGCTCGATGTGGACGCCAGGCTCGAGGCGGGGGCGCCGCGCATCAACGCCTCGAAGCGGCACTATCGGCAGGTCGATCTCGATGGGCCTGCCCTGCAGGCGCTCAGCCGCATGTATCGGGCTGATTTCCAGCAGCTGGGCTACAGGCCCGCCCCTCCCACTGCCCTTCCCAACGATGAACATTGACGGCCAGGCCTGGCGCACCATCTGGCTGGAGCCCGACGGCCGTTCGGTGGGGGTGATCGACCAGACCCTGCTGCCCCATCGCTTCACCACCCGCCAGCTCAGCAGCTGTGACGCGGCGGCCGAGGCGATCCGCACGATGGTGGTGCGGGGGGCGCCCCTGATCGGTGTCACGGGGGCCTATGGGCTGATGCTGGCCCTGCAGAGCGACCCCAGCGACACCGCCCTCGCCCAGGCCTACGACCAGCTCAATGCCACCCGGCCCACGGCCGTGAACCTGCGCTGGGCCCTGCAGCGGGTGCGGCAGCGGGTGCAGGCCTTGCCGGAACGAGAGCGGGCCGAGGTGGCGCGTCTCGAGGCCGCGGCGATCGCCGAGGAGGATGTGGCCATGTGCGCGGCCATCGGCGACCACGGCCTGGCGCTGTTTCAGGCCTTGGCCGCGGGCCGAGCGCTCGAACGGCAGGGGCGGCCGTTCCAGGTGCTCACCCACTGCAATGCCGGCTGGTTGGCCACGGTCGACTGGGGCACGGCCCTGGCGCCGATCTACAAGGCCCACCGCGCCGGCCTGGACCTGCACGTGTGGGTGGACGAGACCCGGCCCCGCAACCAGGGAGCCAGCCTCACCGCCTTTGAGCTGGGCCGGGAGGGCGTGCCCCACACCGTGATCGTGGACAACGCCGGCGGTCACCTGATGCAGCACGGCCTGGTGGACGCCGTGATCGTGGGCACCGACCGCACCACCCGCAGCGGCGATGTCTGCAACAAGATCGGCACCTACCTCAAGGCCCTCGCCGCCCACGACAACGGCGTGCCCTTTTACGTGGCCCTGCCGGGCTCCACCATCGACTGGAGCCTGCGCGACGGCCTCGCGGAGATTCCGATCGAGGCCCGCTCCGGCAGTGAGGTGACCCAGATCAGCGGTCGCCTGCTCAACACCGGCGCCATCGCCGCTGCTGGAGAGTCCGCTGCCACCAGGTCCGCTGCCATGGAATCCGCCACGGTGGCCCTCACTCCGGAGGGCAGCGAGGGCTTCAATCCGGCCTTCGATGTCACCCCGGCCCGGCTGGTGACAGCCCTGATCACCGAACGGGGCGTGGCCCCGGCCAGCGAGGCCGGCCTGGTGGGGCTCTATGGGGACCTGGGCGGTGCGGGCGGCTCGGGCAGTTCGGGCCGCGCGGGGGCTCAGGGAGGTTTGCAGTAGAGGCCAGCCCCGCTGGTCTTTAGCCTCGGGATTCCCGCGTCTCCGCCCATGGCCAGCCCGGAGCTCGAGCTGCGCCAGGCCCTGGTGCTGGCGGCCCGGCGGATGAACAGTGCGGGGATCAACCAGGGCACCTCCGGCAACCTCTCAGCCCGGATCCCCGGGGGCCTGCTGATCACCCCGAGTGGCACGCCCTACGAACGGATGGAGCCCGCGGACCTGTGCGCCATCGATGTCCATGGCCAGCCCCTGGATGCCGTGTCGCGTCCGCAGGGTCTGAGGCCCTCCTCCGAGTGGCGGCTGCATGCGGACCTGCTACGCAGCCGGCCGGAGCTGAACGCTGTGGTGCACTGCCATTCGATCCAGGCCACCGCCCTGGCCTGCCATGGCCGCGGCCTTCCCCCGTTCCACTACATGGTGGTGATGGCTGGTGGGCCGGACATCCGCTGTGCGCCCTATGCCACCTTCGGCAGCCAGCAGCTCTCCGATCTGGCCCTGCAGGCCCTGAGCGGGCGCCGCGCCTGCCTGTTGGCCCAGCACGGCCAGGTGACCCTGGGAGGCACTCCCGAGCAGGCGCTGGGCCTGGCGATCGAGGTGGAAACCCTCGCCCACATGTATCTGCAGGCCCTGCAGCTGGGTGAGCCGCCCCAGCTCTCGGGCGAGGAGATGGACCGGGTGGCGCACACCATGGCGGCTCTGCACTACGGCGAGCAGCGGCCGGCCTGATGGCTCGAGAGCTCGGCCGCCCGCTCTCAGGCCGGCAGCTGGGGCCGCGCTCCGGCCAGCACCATGCCCGTGGTGGCGAACACGAGCACCATCGCCAGACAGAGGCCGGTCCAGGTGGCCAACCCCCAGCCGGCCACGGCCAGGGGCGCCACCACGGTGATCACACCACCGGCCAGAAAAGGCTGCAGCATCAGTTGCTTGATTGAAAAGGCCTGCAGGGCGCTGCTGCGGTCGAAGGGATCGGCCATGTGCAGCAGCACCAGGCCACTCGCCGCCACGCCGGTGGCCTGGCCGAACTCGATCACTGCCCGCTCAAACCAGTCGCGGGGCAGGATCCGCGGCGCCAGCAGCAGCACCACCGCCAGGTTCCAGACCAGGCCGGCACCGATCAGCACCGAGAGGGGCAGCCAGTCGGCACGGAGCAAGGCCAGGTCGAGTCCGGCGGTGGCGGCCGTGATCAGCAGGTCGGCGGAGAGGGTGCTGAGCCGCGTCTGCACCGGCGCCGAGGCCCGGCCGGCCTGGCCCGTGCGCTCCAGCAGCAGCCGCACCAGCAGCGATCCCAGGATGGCGAAGGGGAACACGGGTAGGTCTTCCACCACGGTGTCGATGCCGCCGCCCACCAGGGCGCCACCCAGCCGCAGCAGCGCCAGCAGGGCCAGCCCCACCAGCACCGCACAGCCCGAGAGGGCCAGATTCACCAGCCAGACGGAGGCGCCAGGGCGTGGCTTGGGTTCGAGGCCGCCGGTGCGGGGCAGCGCGCTGAGACTGGCGGCGTTGTCGATCGAGAGCCAGCCGCGCTGCCGGCCCAGCAGCACCACCAGGCCCCCCACCAGGGTGGAGGCCACCAGACCGGCGGAGGCCAGGGTGAGGCCCAGAGCCTGGCCACCCGGGAAGCCGAGGGCTGCGTAACTCGGCCCCATGGCGGCGGCGGAGCCGTGCCCACCCTCGAAGGCCACCTCAATCAGGCAGGCCATCACCGGGCTCACCCCCAGCCGCGGTTCGAGGATCCACAGCACCACCAGGCCCCCCACGAGGTATTGGCCGAAGGCGAGCACCAGCGCCAGGGACACCTGCCCCGACACCGGCCGCCACAGCCCGGCCAGGGTGGG is a genomic window of Cyanobium sp. NS01 containing:
- a CDS encoding SufD family Fe-S cluster assembly protein; translation: MVASSRAPVAPAPTAGTEAWLSALAGAALPTRRQEDWRFTDLSALQTLPQCLAAPATSCWDLETLPAGISRLSAEAAAAEQGRSLAATGCSEHWPVRLNAGADPALLALRVSGCADPLELLWQAGAGEGLRARRLLLVLEPGASLDLFLLITAAGPQALSLVIEVAMATDSRLNFGSLAIGKGGQATLLAHTAIRQASGSQLKLVNGSSGWALLRQEPRLVQTDGAAHACLRGLQLVDGEQVADTHSHVCFEGPAGSLDQLHKVVADDRGRSVFNGAVQVPRVAQQTNAAQLSRNLLLSDRARIDTKPELEIVADDVKCAHGATVSRLQLEELFYLQSRGIAAAQAAALLKRGFCEEVLRELPAAAARHRPLQSLLGEA
- a CDS encoding ferredoxin-thioredoxin reductase catalytic domain-containing protein; the encoded protein is MSDAAAASSAPSPESLEVIRKFAETYAQRTGTYFCSDPGVTAVVLEGLARHKEDLGGALCPCRHYEDKEAEVAQAFWNCPCVPMRERKECHCMLFLTEDNPFRGEKQSISIEEIKTLAAG
- the sufC gene encoding Fe-S cluster assembly ATPase SufC; translation: MIRPDAPVLLEIRDLQASVEDQPILKGVNLTIRAGEVHAVMGRNGSGKSTLSKVLAGHPAYTVTGGSVHYRGDNLLELDPEERARIGLFLGFQYPVEIPGVSNLEFLRVATNARRSQQGAEELDTFAFEDLVRERLAVVQMDPAFLDRSVNEGFSGGEKKRNEILQMALLEPVVAILDETDSGLDIDALRIVAGGVNQLASPDNATLLITHYQRLLEVITPDYVHVMAAGRILRSGGKELALELERTGYDWVDEQVARLEAAAERQPLEVG
- the sufB gene encoding Fe-S cluster assembly protein SufB, translated to MSTATVGELVSQPYKYGFVTDIETDKIAKGLSEDVVRLISAKKEEPQFLLDFRLRAYRQWLQMQEPDWAALGFPGIDYQEIIYYAAPRQQEKKASLDEVDPKLLETFDKLGIPLGEQKRLSNVAVDAVFDSVSIATTFREKLAEDGVIFCSISEAVKDFPELIEAYLGTVVPTNDNFFSALNSAVFSDGSFVFIPKGVACPMELSTYFRINSGDTGQFERTLIVAEEGASVSYLEGCTAPMFDTNQLHAAVVELVALDDASIKYSTVQNWYAGDENGKGGIYNFVTKRGHCRGERSKISWTQVETGSAITWKYPSCVLQGADSVGEFYSVALTNNRQQADTGTKMVHVGPRTRSTIVSKGISAGHSSNSYRGLVQIGPKALGARNYSQCDSMLIGDQAAANTYPYIRCQQPEAAVEHEASTCRISADQLFYLQSRGIGFEEAVSMMVSGFCRDVFNQLPMEFAAEADKLLALKLEGSVG
- the mtnA gene encoding S-methyl-5-thioribose-1-phosphate isomerase — its product is MNIDGQAWRTIWLEPDGRSVGVIDQTLLPHRFTTRQLSSCDAAAEAIRTMVVRGAPLIGVTGAYGLMLALQSDPSDTALAQAYDQLNATRPTAVNLRWALQRVRQRVQALPERERAEVARLEAAAIAEEDVAMCAAIGDHGLALFQALAAGRALERQGRPFQVLTHCNAGWLATVDWGTALAPIYKAHRAGLDLHVWVDETRPRNQGASLTAFELGREGVPHTVIVDNAGGHLMQHGLVDAVIVGTDRTTRSGDVCNKIGTYLKALAAHDNGVPFYVALPGSTIDWSLRDGLAEIPIEARSGSEVTQISGRLLNTGAIAAAGESAATRSAAMESATVALTPEGSEGFNPAFDVTPARLVTALITERGVAPASEAGLVGLYGDLGGAGGSGSSGRAGAQGGLQ
- a CDS encoding sodium:solute symporter yields the protein MGLQALVSSELIARGSVVLGAWGAVLLERGAWLLLALGLLALLLLLAGWVARRLSLMVWGIPEALLAGVLGLLLAPAGVLPWLPQPVMDIWAELPQVLLTLVFACLMLGKPLPTLAGLWRPVSGQVSLALVLAFGQYLVGGLVVLWILEPRLGVSPVMACLIEVAFEGGHGSAAAMGPSYAALGFPGGQALGLTLASAGLVASTLVGGLVVLLGRQRGWLSIDNAASLSALPRTGGLEPKPRPGASVWLVNLALSGCAVLVGLALLALLRLGGALVGGGIDTVVEDLPVFPFAILGSLLVRLLLERTGQAGRASAPVQTRLSTLSADLLITAATAGLDLALLRADWLPLSVLIGAGLVWNLAVVLLLAPRILPRDWFERAVIEFGQATGVAASGLVLLHMADPFDRSSALQAFSIKQLMLQPFLAGGVITVVAPLAVAGWGLATWTGLCLAMVLVFATTGMVLAGARPQLPA
- a CDS encoding SufS family cysteine desulfurase, producing the protein MAPDNLALQTRPDFPLLAQTACLGQPLIYLDHAATSQKPRQVLSALQRYYDHDNANVHRGAHQLSARATEGFEGARAKTAAFVGAASPREIVFTRNASEAINLVARTWGEANLKPGDEILLSVMEHHSNLVPWQLLAARTGCVLRHVGLTATGELDLDDLRAQLNDRTRLVSLVQVSNTLGCLTPIAEIAPLAHAVGALLLVDACQSLAHLPVDVARLDCDFLVGSSHKLCGPTGMGFLWAREALLEAMPPFLGGGEMIQDVFLDHSSWAELPHKFEAGTPAIGEAIGMGAALDYLQSIGLERIHRWEQQLTRRLFERLNAIDGVTILGPTPDQQPDRGALAAFTVEGLHANDLAALLDSAGICIRSGHHCTQPLHRLYGIPGSARASLSFTTSPEEIDRFAEELEGTIGFLREHS
- a CDS encoding sulfotransferase family 2 domain-containing protein codes for the protein MLLLPERKALFLHIPKTGGQTIERLLGFPHRHQHHSSKGLPSDWQRWFRFTFVRHPVDRFISACNYYVDMAGRHQRRYRQPAERGVIASFRLWLLEEKPSLPQVVEALQAQDLYRRHAGFAPQLRRIRAVQPQFLGRFERFADDVNTVLTLLDVDARLEAGAPRINASKRHYRQVDLDGPALQALSRMYRADFQQLGYRPAPPTALPNDEH
- a CDS encoding class II aldolase/adducin family protein — protein: MASPELELRQALVLAARRMNSAGINQGTSGNLSARIPGGLLITPSGTPYERMEPADLCAIDVHGQPLDAVSRPQGLRPSSEWRLHADLLRSRPELNAVVHCHSIQATALACHGRGLPPFHYMVVMAGGPDIRCAPYATFGSQQLSDLALQALSGRRACLLAQHGQVTLGGTPEQALGLAIEVETLAHMYLQALQLGEPPQLSGEEMDRVAHTMAALHYGEQRPA